The following nucleotide sequence is from Paroedura picta isolate Pp20150507F chromosome 1, Ppicta_v3.0, whole genome shotgun sequence.
gaaagaaaacaaagatggcTAGGCAGGCTGGGGGAGAGGGCAAAAAGACCCAAGGAAACTGGAGTTAAAGTTTTTCTGTAACTCAAAATTGTACGCCTCCAGCATTTCAAACAGAAGTTCACACAATCCAAGGTATCATTTCACTTGCTTCTGTTCTGTGAGCCCTTCTGCAAGTCTTGTGCTAATGCACTCTTCCACACAATCCTAAAAATGTTTACTCAGAAACAAATCCCACTGAGCTCAAAGGGATTTATTCCCATATAATTGTTTTCAGGATTGCAGCTTTCATTTACACCTACTTTGTCTGTAGTTTGCAAACTATGCAGGGCAGGAATACATTTCCAAGTGTACTTATTAAAAAAACACTCTAAAGCACAATGGGACCCACGTCCTAATGAGACCCCCCACTACTTCTAGGTAAATATTAAACAATATCAACAGTCAGTGGTGATGCTGTAATCTCTGAAGAGACTTTAAGCACAAACACAATTCATTCAGAAGAATCTTTGCAAAGGTAATCCTGTTTCCAAGGAGGGATTAAAAACATACCATGTATAAAAAGGGGCCTTACAACATACCTGAAAGTCAACAAACAGCTTGTCTTGAAACAACAGTAAAAGAGTGTTACCAGGTTTGGGTTCTTTGCCAATGCTctgcttttggtttccagaaaatTACTTGTAACAAAATCTCCCTCACAGATATTTGGCATTAACAAAAAAATAGTTTCCTTGTGACTTCTAAGCAGAACTCTGCAAATTTCCTGAAAAACAATGTCATCTTGGTTAAAAAAAttcctaaaaaataaataatatgtgttaAGTTCAGAAGCCTATACTGAGTGAAGGTAAGGTTCAGTTTTAAATATGAAATCTGATCTCCAGTAAGTTAAAAATGTTAGCTATATCATCACATATTTGTTTTTGCTGATATAAGAGTTTATTAaatcattattaatttattttgtccCCAAGGCTAAAGTTTTTCTACATTTATCATTTGAATTCTATATATCTCGTTATCCCTTTATCAATTTCTTTTCTGTAGAGATTCACAATTTTAAcaaccaccttttaaaaattgttcatttACTAAGTAAAAAAGGACAATATTTCCACAGAAATTATTTCAACATTAGTCTTTAAGTTGGATTCTGCAGCAATCTCAGCAAATACAACTTCAGTGAAAATTAGTTTACATGTCAAAAGTAGATTTGGACCCATGAATTACAGAAGAAGTGCTTAATTTTCATCCACAACCATCATTGAAATATAATCTTTGTAGCGCACAGTATTTGTTTCTGGATCTACAGCAGCAGAGAGCatttcctccatttcttcctgtgTAAAAGGTTCACCTGCAACAGAAAGAATATTTATAGTGTTGCTCAATTTCCTACTGTTTAATCTTCCAACTCAGATTCATTTTTTCTTTGCTCATTCCTTACATCATTTTTATCATTATTTGATATCTGCTCCATACAACAACAAGATGTACCTATACCATTTTTATAATACCTGTAAGTATAATATAAATAGCAAATATGGGTTTTCTACCACAAAAGTCTGAATCAATCCTAGGGTTACTGTTTTATTAATCTATCTGTATTGTAAATGATAACATGCtggaaactgccccaagccagtaACTCTGGGGGGTTATTTATACAAATAAGTAATGAAgtatttcctcttttttcttccaGGTTTCCATATATGATTAATGAGGAATTCTGATGTTTGAAAGTGCTCCTGTTATTATATTTCAGGTTTAAATGAAACACATCATACCTGAAGTTTTTTCTGAATACTTCCCAAGTCCATTGCAAACAAAGGAAACGTGCAAATCACATGCAGGAGAGTGCATGATTTATATTAGTACAATTAAGGTCAAAAAGAATCATAAagtgatttaaaacattttgtttcataCTTTCATAGTCTCTAGCTGATAATCCCTAGTGTCCATATCTTGCCACACAGGGTGCTCATGGTACCATACTAAAATCAATCCCAAATGTAAAGCTAATTTTAATGAAGACCTTTTACCTTCTTCAGTCATATATTTTACCAGCTCCTCTTTAGTAAGATGTCCGCATTTATTTTGATCTAAAACCTAAAAATAAGAGAATGGAGATTATCATTCCTATTGCCTCAAGATTTACCAAATATTTCCCCTCCTAAATAGATTTTCGTTCTTGGTACAGACCTCAAATGCACGTAAGAGAATATCTTCTGGAATTGGTCGGTAtctgaaataagtaaataaatcaataaataagtaaataaatgatatAACTGTGACAGGCAACTTTGGAAAATGGGCTCTCCCTACCCCCATCCCGTTTGGGCTGGTATAACTATCTATAGCTTCAGTGTAACATCAAGGTGAGAAATGTTATTTTAGTGCCTACAATGTtattttagtgcaggggtagtcaaactgcggccctccagatgtccatggactacaattctccagatgtccatggactacaattcccatgggaattgtagtccatggacatctggaaggccacagtttgactacccctgtttagtgccatatttttaaaaagttagtgaCTCAAGGTGTTATATCCCATCCTAAGATCCTGTGTTTGGATCTTTAAACAAGTTATAAAGCCCTAAGAAGGTACTACAGATGTACCCCATAGGGCTGTAGCACTGGAGAAGAAGTATTTCACTTTTCCTGCCCTCATTGTTTTCCTGACTGAAAACACATCCCTCCAGCTGTTttaagccctataaggaaagagAGCAAGCACAGATTCAGTTTCAATTGAGCCAGGTCCACAGTTTGGGCGAAGGCCATAGGCTTTCCTCAGGGCTGTAGCCTTGATTCATTTCAGGTCttcctgcagtttttttttttttagttccacATAACATGTTTGGATTTCTAGTCATAAAACTCTAACATCATGCATAATGTGACCCTAAACTTTCTGAAATGAGCTAGTCAATCATAATAGAAACAAACATGTTTGCACAACTCTACAATGAACATCTTATTTAGGGCAGCATGTGCAGTTTTTATACTCCATTCCAAAATAAGCCATGTGGAAAGGGAACTGTCAACTCTCTAGTCTTAATTAATCCAGGATTTACCAGATTTTGCCCCCAAATCTATTTTTCAGTACTAGGACTCAGCCCTGGAACATGTTGCATTTTGAACTGCAGTTGCCTAAACACTGAATAACAATGCTAGCCTGAACACACCCAAGATTAATTGTAGGCATTTGGCCGAGGAcaggcacaatcaatcaacaacatcagcagggctcctgtccccctctctccccccccgaaATCCATCaaactcctggacctgttgtattattattgtttaatattATACGTTtactctgttattatcagttaacaatgttaatgttatagttagttatatgtaatgttcctgtatagttttcagttctatgtaaactgccctgagccttcagggagggcggtatataaagatggatggatggatggatggatggatggatggatggatggatggatggatggatgaatggatggagtGGTTAGAAATGACTCCCAAACTGATACTCATTTTTCAAAATAATAACACTAAAATAACTGCAATAATCCCAGGGGGATTTAGTCTCTGAGGATGAGCAAAAATTTGCTTgatgcccaactgaggaggggtgATAGtcttagccgagccttcagggcatagtggtctgactatTGCACGACATttgccatgaccagatccacattcagacctgcaccgaaaatgaggtccagggtgtggcctgttaggtgggtggggccaacaacaaattacaAGAGCCCTaatgtcgccatggatgacaccaggttcAGCCCATCTCTagaggacagcagctcagcatggTCATTAAAACCCCCAAGAACTAATCGTCTGGGGAAGTATAATGTCCAGCCCACCACCGCCTGCAGCAAAGCTGGCAgagcatctggaggtgcattgagCACacagtacaccagccagatggtgTATCTACATCTATCTATCCATTAAAATCACATCGGAAAATTAATCATtacttttaaaatctgttcacctCTGAATGACCATCTTAATTAAATTATCTGGAAAGACACATACAAGGAAGCTAATAGGGTAGAAGTATACTAGTATGTATCTATATATAATCTACTTTTTCTCTTCATTTATCaactttttcatttcatttatcaaaACATTTTATCCATGCAACTATGAACAGATTGTAATTAAAACTAACCACATACACATTATTCATAATGCACAAtttagttttttttcctgctaccttCTTTCCATTAATACTCTAGTCATCATAGGAAGAAATTTTTCCAGACGAATAAACCCagttggttcttcttcttctaccttaaaAACAAAGAATGTGACACACACAGGAAATGTGAGAACTCAAAATAAAACAAGCCAGTAATGACATGAAAcaataaaagaaatgcaaaaatgcTGCCTGACTCAATGTACTGATGTTGCTAAATGTGCATCTGTTCCATTCCACAGAAACGGCTGACCCAcatccctctccttccccagcaACACGGGCTCCATATATATTGCCTTGGGAAGAGATCTTACTTCTTCTGTTCAAAAGACCAAGTGAACCTTCGAGACTCTGCTTATAGAGTTTCAGCACACTTCTGGTTAGGGAGCTGATCATATGCTAGGGAAGAGATATGCCAGTATAATCCAGAGACATGCTGGTGTTGCCACAATGACAATGTCAATGTCATAGCTCTCTGTCAGAAGTTCTAGTAGAACAACCCTCCACAAGCATGGGAGGCAGCCAGCCTGGTGGTGTGGCAGGAGTGGACCTGACTCCCCCTTATAGGATCTTTCCTGTAGGCACATCAACTCagagcagccagcactgtgccttATAGATGCTCCTGTGAGAAGCAATGTCACTTCAAACCCTTCCTTCACTGGTCTCCAGTGCAAATCACCATCCCACTTCCCTCCCAGCCAGGGATGTAGGCCACATCCAGACAGCCATGGCAGATGGTAGTTGCCAGCGGACAGTTGCCAACCACAAGCCCGTAGgccaccaccctgagctgcatgcACAGCTGAGGCCACTTCCCCACAGGGTACTTCGGGCTCACTCAGTCAATCCTTGATTCCCTGGAAGACCCATCCCATGACAGGGAGAATGCAGAACGTAACCTTGAATAAACTATAAACCTTACTCCAAACACTTTAGTCTGAGCCCCACACAGCAATAGTATAAACAACACAGGCAATtaaatgagggggagggggtcttgggAAAACAATAGGCGCCTCAATTGGTCAGGGTATTGTGGCCAGGTGACACACCAAGGAACTTTGAGAGCCTAACTATGGCCACTTTATATCATTGAGGCTCATGGGTCAGCCACCACACAACAAACCATCAACAGCCACTAGGAGACTGCACATATCTCAAACATGAGCTATCTCATACATGAGCATTCAAACACTACCTCTCAAGACTGCCATCTTGTCCAGTTGAGCCTATATTGTATGCAGGACTGCCAGAATAGCCATGACCAACATGCTTGTGGGGAGGAATGGGGGCACAGAGAAATCATGGCCAGTCCTACCCCTGTGTCAGGCACAGGATATGATTGGCTGAATGTTTGGTGCAACATGGAACCATCTAACAGTCCATTCATGGATACTGAATGGGTCAGTGCATGCATGGGGCACACCTACCATCAATGGGAGAGACTGGGGAGGCACTGGGACCATCATGTCCTAGTCCAAGGCTGCCATGCCCTCCATGGATGGCTCAGATCTCACCTGAGAAGGAGCTGATTACAAGAGTGTCCTAGTCCTCTGGAACAAGATCCCTGGGTCCCTCTGGCTCCAGCAAGCTGCAGAAGTTACGGATCACCTGTAAGCCCTTAGTCCTCTCTGTTGGAGAATGTGCCGCTGTACAGGATAGTGGTGGAACATGCCACTGTGGCCCTGTCTCCTGGGTCAACTCCATGACTGCTCACTAATGTGCTTTCTGGTGCATGGTGGCAAAGTAGGTTTCTACCACAGGTCATGGTACATGGACAGAGCTGTAGACCTTGAAGCAGAGGAACAACTGTGGCCCAGATCAGTGGCGCGTACTTGCTCTCATGACTCAGGACATTCCCTACAAGCAGGTGGTGTCTAGTACTGAGGCTGTGCTGCATGTGATTCTATCATATGTTGCAGGTGTCAACAACATTGAAGTCCTGCTCAATGGTTATATGGGCTTTCAGCCATGCAACATCCACATTGCCCACTCAATCCTGCTTTCTTCCCTGCAGGTGACTAACTGTGGAGAAGCCAGTGACTTACTACTGGGTGCCAGGGCTGATGAGGTAGCTGATCCACATAGCAGCATGTAGATTTCAGGTATCAATGATATTGCAAGCCCATTGACCCCTCTGTGAGCTCCCCAAAAAGTTATACCCCTGCCACCTGTTTTGTGGCTACAAGGTAAGGGCAGATGGAAGTCAACAATAGGTTAACCACTCCTATAATGGCAATGGCAGGAATGAATGAGGATGATGGTGAGGAAGccatgggaagggggcagggtcACGGGCCCTGCCAATGATGTGTTGCTTTCTGTTGACCTCTTGGGTCCATCACCCTGACGTTCTCTGCTGGCGTTAAGAATCTTTGCATCCTCACTACTTTGAGAGGAGCTATAGAAGGGGCACCCGGGTGACCAGGTGTGGATGAAGCATCCCTGACTTCATGGATGGGGGGGCAAGGGAGTGGTGAACCCTGGATTGTCTCCTTATGCTGCAGCTTGCAAGGTCCCTAGTGGGGCTGGGGATTCAGAACAGTTGCCTAATCTTCAGGTGTGCCGTTCACATGCAGGACAACACATTCTCCTACCTTCTAATCCATGTAGACAGCCATTAACATGAAATGGCTGAAGATCAGTCATGAGTAGAGAGATGTTTAGGCCTGAGGTCAACAGTGCTTGGACAGTGCTGTGGCAGCTCAAGAGTTGACTTTGGGGCACCTTATGCAGCTGGTGGCTGTTGCCGGAGACAGGGATGATCAGCAGGTGCACACTAAGAAGCTGGTCAAGGATGTGTAAATGCCTGTGCAAGAGATACAGGAGGGTTCTGCGGCAACACCATGGTGTCGACCTCCTTCCTCACctctctagtagtgggggttgggtggTGGTTTTTCCACCATGCtgggatttttatgtcttttaatgggggttttaatggggttttatgagacCTTGTAACCCGCCAGAAGCCAGCTTtggaagtggcagggaataaatcgaaacataaataaattaaataaataaatggtgaagATAGACCATGAATAGAAGATGTTAGAAGCCTTTGTATCAAAGAGTTAGAGCCTGACTGTAGCTTGGTCCTAGTTGTGGCTTGGTCCTATTTGTCTTTTGATTTAAAAAAGCAGTTTGGGCTTTCCATAGAGCCAAATCTGGAACACGTAGCTGTGCTTTACAGCCTTTATCTAGCAATCATGTTATATTTGCATCATTAAAAGGTAAATTTGTTTTTTATATACAAGCTTCTCTACGTTATACCTGTATATACTAAATACTTGTCAGAATGCTTATTAGAGAGTTGCACTAGGACCAGGGCGACCAAAATTCAAATGCCTCCACATCCATGAAGATCACTAGGCTACACGgggtcagtcactctctctctttctttcacctTCACCTGCCTCACTGGAGGTTGTAAGGATAAGGTCATGGAAGAATGATATATGTTATGTACAGCttcttggaagggtgggataacgTCAGCTACCACCACAATGGACCACTAACCATTGGAAAATAAAAGGGTGCTTTGCTGTATCTTAAACTGATCTTAACTAGTTAGCTGAGGGCTCCATTAACTATACAGAAAATACCTACAGTTCAAAAAGTCTATACTGACTACTTATCCAGTTTATTCATTCTCATGGTATTTCCAACACCTTCATAAGTCAAGCAGGAGTGGACAGGTTTATTAACTCAACATTGTCCTCTAGTGGCAACTGTTAATTTATGTAAAATCAAACAGTTATTATAGAAAGGGTTTCATTGCAAAGGGGAAGTTGCATTTCTAAGGTTACAATCCTATGTACATTTGCCTGGGCAGTAGCCTCACCATGAAAATTTCTCATGTGAATATTTCCTGGAAGATGCTATTTATTGAAGGGGACCTCACACGTTTTTATAAAACTGATTAGGTACAGTCACTTCAACTACAGGAATGATTTCTCACTTttgttgttaagtgtgaagtcgtgtccgacccatcgtgaacccatggacaatgatcctccaggtcttcctgtcctctaccattccccagagtccatttaagtttgcactgactgcttcagtgactccatccagccacctcattctctgtcacccccttcttctttggccctcagtcgctcccagcattaagctcttctccagggagtccttccttctcatgaggtggccaaagtatttgagtttcatcttcaggatctggccttctaaggagcagtccgggctgatctcctctaggactgaccggtttgtacgccttgcagtccaagggactcgcaagagtcttttccagcaccagagttcaaaagcatcaattctttgacgctcggcattccttatggtccaactttcgcagccatacattgcaactgggatttCTCACTACTTTGCCTTGCAGAGAATATGGCTGTTAGCAAAGGGGAAAATCTAGGCCAAAGGGACACACttaccatttacgcactgggaacttctctgccccagctcccgtgcaggagcacaaatcggaggcGGATAAGgcgtaccaggccaaatgctcccccatgtgggtgcacgaagaggtggggcaacctgccatgactaaaaccccagcctgcagtaTTTTTGTCCTCTTTTCCACCTATGACTAGAATGTGTCATGCACACACCACATGGAACTTTAATTTCCACTTCAAatcatgtaaatgtttcaaatgtttatatttatttatttttatttatttatttatcatacttatataccgccctccccggaggctcagggcggtttacatcataacagagaacaatacataaaacagtctgtaacatgtataactgataactaataattgtaaccaaaataacagcacaatataacggtataacaatatagtactacaaacaggtccagggcttattgatgggattctgaggggggtggtttatttattgaattctgagggggggtggggggggagcaggggcccttggtcgctgttgattatgtctggtctcagccaaatgcctggtggaggagctcctttttgcaggccctgcggaactgtttaagctccgtcagggccctgatctcttctgggagctcgttccaccaggtaggggccagaacagagaatgctctggccctggtcgagaccagacggacttctttagggccagggatccttagctggttggtggtagtagagcgcagggctcttttgggggcataggcggggaggcggtccctcaggtacactgggccctgaccgcgtatggccttgaaggtaataaccagaacctttagtctgatccggaattcaactggtaaccattgcagctggtggagaataggccggatatgagacctccacggtgttgctgtgaggatcctggctgctgcattttgaaccagttgtagtttccgggtcagggctgagggcaggcctgcgtagagcgagttacaaaagtccagtctagaggtgaccgtcgcatggatcactgtggctagatgttccggggccaggtagggcgctagtagtttggcttggcggagatggtaaaatgccagccgcgctacctttgtgatctgggcctccattgtgagggaggcgtccagaatcacgcctaggttcctggcggagtaagccgtagagagctgcacgccatccagggtaggcaggcgcgcttcctcacatggccccttcctacccagccacaggacctccgtctttgaaggattgagcttcagacgactctgcttgagccatctcgtcactgcttccaggcagctggctaatgcttctgggggagagtcagggcggccatccatcaggaggaagagctgggtgtcatctgcatattggtggcaacccagcccaaacttccgtaccagttgtgcgagagggcgcatgaagatgttaaataggataggagagaggaccgctccttgtgggactccacaagtaagttgccggcggtctgatgttttctctcctattgcaaccctctgtccacgatcctgaaggaaggagatcagccattgaagggctgtcccttgtattccagcatcgatgaggcggcgagctagaagctcgtgatcgactgtgtcgaacgccgctgagaggtctaataatatcagcagtgccgacccgcctcggtccaactggcgacggaggtcgtccgtcagggcgactagcgttgtctctaccccatggccaggccggaagccagactgggatgggtctaggaccgaagcttcttccaggtactccgtcagttggtttgcgactgccctttctatcgtcttgcccagaaatgctaggtgcgagacgggcctgtagttgttaggctcttgtggatttagagatgtttttttcaacagtggacgtaccacggcctctttcaaaccctccgggaattctcctgttgtgagagataggttgattatctcccggagggggccctttattcttatgccggctgtttttaagagccaggatgggcaagggtctagtgggcatgtagttggtcttgttgtcgctagtatcctgtccacttcggccagcgtgagtcgtctgaagttactcatagttttctccaaagacggccaaggggcctctagttcactttttgtatctaaggttggagggaggtcatggcggagtgtcgagattttgtctgcaaaatggctcgcaaatgcctcacagctgatgtccaattggctactgttttgttgcccttcaatcagggcagtgagggatcgaactaccttaaacaattgagctgggcgtgagtctgcagatgcgatggtagccgagtaaaaattgcgttttactgacttcaccgccatctcataggctttcatctgcattctataagatgttctcgaggcttcgtcacgagtcttcctccaaactcgctctagccgtctcagttcccgtttcttgtcgcgaagctcctcggtgtaccagggagctcgcttgagacggagccggagagggcgtcggggagctatctcatcaatggcagtcagcagtctgtcatgccagtcactgaccaggccattgagagaagtgccgggaggcattggttcccgcagagcgttcaggaatcctattggatccataagtctccgcgggcgagctaaaatttgctcggcgcccaactgaggaggtggtggaagccttagccgagcctttagagcatagtggtctgaccatggcacagctgttgttgtgaccagatccacatccaaacctacgccgaaaataaggtccagggtgtggcctgcttgatgggtggggccaacaacaaattgcgagagccccagtgttgccatggttgacactaggtcctgtccagttctagaggacagtagctcagcatggacgttaaagtcccccaggactagtagactggagaactgtagcgtccaggccgccaccgcctctagcagggcaggcagggcatctggtggtgcagtgggcgcgcggtatactaaccagatggccacgctctcggttgatccccatccgaggccaacacattcaatgcctggtattgacggcgcagggagggctctaaaggagaaagcctctcgggttaggattgccacccctcctccccgccccgctgtccgggactggtggaggacagagaacccagcaggggctaggtctttgagggcaactgtctccccttccctggtccaggtttctgtcaagcacgccaggtccgctctttgctctacaaagtagttttgcagcgtagaggttttgttgtttattgacctggcgttgcacagcaccagtgtcagaggcgggttgtttacctttgcctccaccctagtgtcacgagggatggggcggagtctggagggggcctgagtatgtttggttttcggcccccttggtttgatgtacctccgccatccgctgtccctgcctttgccccttattattgggatccctgaccctatcaaggcccctgcttttcctccttcttcagatttgttaggcattgtgagctctatggacactgttggttcaattcttggttcagtggtttggctggggttgattgttaaaccccggttctgtctttgtgtgtgtgagtttgtgtatctgtgggaggttggccctgatcgctaattacagcctctcagggcttcccagttccacttgtgtagttatgtgttgggtgtaggatgtgtatcgttgtgggagcctggaggggtagtcccgatcgcctattgtggcacctcagggttgcccaatccaggggtgtgtggtgtatgagtgatctgtgtgttatttcatgttgggttgggactgaggtttatgaattgggtgtggttcagttggatggtagggttgtttggtaagtggggggcaagttattgggttggttggtaagttgggctaattggttgattgagctaatttcctcaggctgggttgggtgttcaattgatggtgattgattgtttaattggtaggattgattatttgggtggttttggggtagaatcagttgtttggggtgggggttagttatttaattggtagaattaattgttttgggtgggtttggggtaggtcagttgatggtgtttaattgtgttgggtttattgttttggctgattggtgggtggatatgttgatttaatttggtatggctgggtaggggggtggggataagtcaggtgtgggttggtagctagtgaaggttgggctatctttgactccctcttgattcctcctcttttttgattttggagtatttcctttctccctctcccctctccttttctttatttcagtcctttctcctctcacattctctttcccttcccgtttttctcttctttccccctcccctcccctcccctccccttccccccctccccttttctttatttcagtcctttctcttctcactttctccttcccttcctgttttttttccttctttcccccctccccttcccccctccccttttctttatttcagtcctttctcctctcactttctccttcccttcctgtttttttttccttctttccgccctccccttctcccctcccccctcccctttttcccttctttccccttcccctcttttctgtgcacatcacaatgttgcttcctgattttttcccagttgttggtagtttggttggtgtcttgtctttctttctcccccgctctcttcccccttaccctccccccctccgttttctgtttacagtttccccgcttggtttttcttcccgcccgatttgttcccgcccagtttctggtagtttgtttggcgtcccttcccccttcttggaacggagttatctccgtttgtgatcttttccctctctgtttgattttcttcccgctcaattgtcccgctcaatttttcccgcttaatttctattagttgtttgatgcccttcccccttctgggtacaagttatgcccg
It contains:
- the DRC8 gene encoding dynein regulatory complex protein 8, with protein sequence MAAEEKEVAAAESIIADTQKKIMDAFEVFDHECNKTVDVREIGTIIRSLGCCPSEGDLHDMLAEVEEEEPTGFIRLEKFLPMMTRVLMERRYRPIPEDILLRAFEVLDQNKCGHLTKEELVKYMTEEGEPFTQEEMEEMLSAAVDPETNTVRYKDYISMMVVDEN